A section of the Candidatus Atribacteria bacterium ADurb.Bin276 genome encodes:
- the spoIIIE gene encoding DNA translocase SpoIIIE has protein sequence MLSKKNKILIDTFLIIFGAYALLALLSYDVGILGEYIKNFLLYVFGIGAYIIPFYLFYLSIEIYTFEHPGRFRTWSRIAGITLWFMIFLTVSQWQADQNNFALQSGEFGGWFGKALFSSLIYYLGSSGLFLVLLCLSFFSTFIIGEGRWIRALLSTIKKGLSPSHRHSNHYPEEAQPLSPKKETKTRLFPKKTQSKAAPTLESKIITKESLISEGKNLEDDVFRLEELDIEPPAEPLPQIVNTPPAPEKTGGAVSKAKKKRGKEWMLPSMNILNEYPNRGDRVSREEITLGIKKLEQTFLEFNVPGKVVNVRIGPTITRYEFQPAPGIKVNKIVALSNDIALAFAAAAVRIEAPIPGRSAVGIEIPNESKEIVSMKELLETTNFIKDTSPLSIVVGKDVIGRPLICDLRDMPHLLIAGATGSGKSVCINVILASLLYKADPNQVRIAMVDPKRVELSIYADLPHLCVPVISDVRWVVKFLKWLCREMDTRYKMLSDLSTRNIEEYNKTVEEYERLPYVVVIIDELADLMMTAPSDVESYICRLAQMARAVGIHLVVATQRPSVDVITGLIKANFPSRISFAVSSQADSKTILDGSGAEKLLGNGDMLFSPVGVNKSIRGQGAYISTAETKKIVEHWLNQGGEIYYAMDFVLKEEVADTSDDEDELYREAVSVVIENGKASTSLLQRRLRIGFNRAARLIERMESEGLVGPYEGSKPRKVIANRGDDIL, from the coding sequence ATGCTTTCAAAAAAAAACAAGATACTCATTGACACTTTTTTAATCATTTTTGGAGCATATGCCTTACTTGCTCTGCTGTCCTATGATGTAGGCATCCTTGGTGAATACATCAAAAATTTTTTATTATATGTGTTCGGTATTGGTGCCTATATCATCCCGTTTTATCTTTTTTACCTGAGTATAGAAATCTATACCTTTGAACATCCCGGTCGATTTCGAACCTGGAGTCGAATCGCCGGGATTACTCTCTGGTTTATGATTTTTCTTACTGTTAGCCAGTGGCAGGCCGATCAAAATAATTTCGCCCTGCAATCGGGTGAATTCGGAGGTTGGTTTGGAAAAGCTCTTTTTTCTTCGTTAATTTATTACTTGGGATCGTCTGGTCTTTTTCTCGTTCTTCTTTGTCTTTCTTTTTTTAGCACCTTCATCATTGGTGAAGGACGCTGGATAAGAGCTCTTCTTTCAACCATCAAGAAAGGATTAAGTCCTTCCCATCGGCATAGTAATCATTACCCAGAAGAGGCTCAACCTCTTTCCCCAAAAAAAGAGACCAAAACTCGTCTCTTCCCAAAGAAAACCCAATCAAAAGCCGCTCCAACTTTGGAATCGAAAATAATAACTAAAGAATCCCTTATATCTGAGGGAAAAAACCTTGAGGATGACGTCTTTAGATTAGAAGAATTGGATATTGAGCCTCCAGCTGAACCACTCCCTCAAATCGTTAACACCCCTCCAGCACCAGAAAAAACTGGAGGAGCAGTTTCTAAAGCGAAAAAAAAGAGAGGGAAGGAATGGATGCTCCCCTCAATGAATATTTTAAATGAATATCCTAACCGGGGAGATAGGGTTTCCCGGGAAGAAATCACCCTTGGAATTAAAAAATTAGAACAAACTTTTCTTGAATTTAACGTACCGGGAAAGGTGGTTAACGTAAGGATTGGACCCACCATAACTCGGTATGAATTCCAACCGGCTCCAGGAATAAAAGTGAATAAGATCGTTGCTCTTTCGAACGATATAGCCCTGGCTTTTGCTGCTGCTGCAGTTCGAATTGAAGCCCCCATACCTGGTCGATCAGCGGTTGGTATTGAAATTCCTAATGAGAGCAAAGAAATTGTATCGATGAAAGAACTTTTAGAAACCACCAATTTCATAAAAGATACATCACCACTATCCATTGTAGTCGGGAAAGATGTCATTGGAAGACCATTAATTTGCGATCTTCGTGACATGCCTCACCTTTTAATCGCTGGAGCAACCGGTTCGGGGAAAAGTGTGTGTATCAATGTAATACTTGCCAGCCTCCTCTATAAAGCCGATCCCAACCAAGTTCGAATTGCTATGGTCGATCCCAAAAGGGTTGAATTGTCGATTTACGCCGATCTTCCCCATCTTTGTGTACCGGTTATATCTGATGTAAGATGGGTGGTGAAGTTCTTAAAGTGGCTCTGTCGTGAAATGGATACCCGATATAAAATGCTTTCCGATCTCTCCACTCGAAACATTGAAGAGTATAATAAAACTGTGGAAGAATACGAACGACTACCCTATGTTGTAGTCATTATCGATGAATTGGCCGATTTAATGATGACCGCTCCTTCTGATGTCGAATCCTATATCTGTCGTTTAGCACAAATGGCTCGAGCGGTTGGCATCCATTTGGTGGTTGCTACACAGCGACCTTCAGTAGATGTCATTACCGGTCTCATTAAGGCAAATTTTCCTTCAAGAATTTCATTTGCAGTGTCTTCTCAAGCCGACTCAAAAACTATTCTTGATGGTTCAGGTGCTGAAAAGCTCTTAGGAAATGGAGACATGTTGTTTTCCCCAGTGGGAGTGAATAAATCTATACGAGGCCAGGGAGCTTATATCAGTACTGCTGAAACCAAAAAAATTGTTGAGCATTGGTTAAACCAAGGTGGGGAAATATACTATGCGATGGATTTTGTTCTTAAAGAAGAGGTTGCTGATACATCTGACGATGAGGATGAACTCTATCGAGAAGCGGTTTCAGTTGTCATAGAAAATGGAAAAGCTTCAACCTCTCTTTTACAAAGACGACTCCGGATTGGTTTTAACCGTGCTGCCCGGTTAATTGAACGAATGGAAAGCGAAGGTTTGGTTGGTCCTTATGAAGGAAGTAAACCCAGAAAAGTAATCGCCAACAGAGGGGACGATATTTTATGA
- the pnp gene encoding Polyribonucleotide nucleotidyltransferase: protein MKINRTEIEFGENNCIIETGKVAKQAGGAVMVRYGDTEVLVTATASEEPREDIDFTPLLVDYEERFYAAGKIPGGFIKREGRPRSDAILNGRLIDRSIRPLFPEFYRNDIQVVTTVLSVDEKNTPEVLGLLGASLALGISEIPFEGPIGACRIGLLDKDNFIINPSLEQLVSSRLDMVIAGSEEGITMIEAGAKEVSEADITQALRIGYEFILKTIQTQKAIISQWGKTKKEFEIPAYFSEIEDWIRNNYHLKIADKIAVFDKSERQKTINLLYKQAVEEATPTFENLQGFALLWEKIVKENIQDLLFKSGLRQDGRRPNEIRPIECEVGILPRTHGSALFTRGQTQAMAITTLGATSEGQKVDGLQDEEARRFMLHYNFPPFSTGEVRPMRGPGRREIGHGALAERALEYFIPPESEFPYAIRIVSEILESNGSSSMATVCGGSLSLMDAGVPIRSACAGLSIGLMRNQETNILLRDILGSEDHYGEMDFKVAGSRQGITAIQLDVKNRGLSWELLSQALEEAKSGRNHILEIMDQAIHAPREILSPYAPKIGIIEINPDRIGSVIGPGGKIIKKIVDETGAIIDIQDDGKIIIFSRNEEGKVKAVEMIKNITQEVEIGKTYLGRVTKTTDFGAFVEIFPGREGLVHISQLARERVRKTEDVVKTGDDILVKVIGIDSFGKVSLSHKDTLSDSPVPSKDIQRSREKPRFHSKRDKD, encoded by the coding sequence TTGAAAATAAACAGAACCGAAATTGAGTTTGGTGAAAATAATTGTATTATTGAAACCGGAAAGGTCGCCAAACAGGCTGGTGGAGCGGTTATGGTTCGTTACGGAGATACGGAAGTTTTAGTAACCGCAACTGCATCCGAAGAACCACGGGAAGATATTGACTTTACCCCCCTTTTAGTCGATTACGAAGAACGCTTCTATGCTGCTGGAAAAATTCCAGGTGGATTTATTAAACGGGAAGGAAGGCCAAGAAGCGATGCCATTCTGAACGGGCGTTTGATCGATCGATCGATCCGACCACTTTTTCCTGAATTTTATCGAAATGATATTCAAGTTGTTACAACTGTCCTTTCGGTAGATGAAAAAAATACTCCGGAAGTGCTTGGTTTGTTAGGTGCTTCCTTGGCTTTGGGAATTTCAGAAATACCCTTTGAAGGCCCAATCGGTGCTTGTCGAATCGGCTTGCTGGATAAAGATAATTTTATAATCAATCCCAGCTTGGAACAACTTGTTTCCAGCCGTTTGGATATGGTCATTGCTGGTTCAGAAGAAGGTATTACCATGATCGAAGCTGGAGCGAAAGAAGTTTCGGAAGCAGACATCACTCAAGCCTTGAGAATTGGTTATGAATTTATTCTCAAAACCATTCAGACCCAGAAAGCAATCATATCTCAATGGGGAAAAACGAAAAAAGAATTCGAAATCCCCGCCTATTTTTCCGAAATCGAAGATTGGATTCGAAATAATTATCATTTAAAAATTGCCGACAAAATTGCCGTTTTTGATAAATCTGAACGGCAAAAAACCATCAATCTGCTTTATAAACAAGCAGTTGAAGAAGCCACTCCAACCTTTGAGAATCTCCAAGGGTTTGCATTGCTTTGGGAAAAAATTGTCAAAGAAAACATCCAGGACCTTCTCTTTAAGAGTGGGTTAAGACAGGATGGCAGGCGTCCAAATGAAATTCGACCGATTGAGTGTGAGGTAGGGATTTTACCCCGAACACACGGATCAGCTCTTTTTACTCGAGGGCAAACCCAAGCTATGGCTATTACTACTTTAGGAGCGACCAGTGAAGGCCAGAAAGTTGATGGTCTACAGGATGAAGAAGCTCGGCGGTTTATGCTCCACTACAATTTTCCACCCTTTAGTACTGGTGAAGTGAGACCGATGAGAGGTCCAGGACGCCGGGAAATCGGACATGGAGCTCTGGCTGAAAGAGCACTGGAATATTTTATCCCACCTGAATCGGAGTTTCCTTATGCAATACGGATTGTTTCTGAAATTCTTGAATCTAATGGCTCATCGTCGATGGCGACCGTTTGTGGAGGAAGTCTTTCATTGATGGATGCTGGTGTACCGATTCGATCAGCTTGCGCTGGTCTGTCGATAGGCTTAATGAGAAATCAAGAAACCAATATTTTATTGAGAGATATTCTTGGTTCTGAAGATCATTATGGTGAGATGGATTTTAAGGTGGCTGGTAGCCGACAAGGAATCACTGCTATCCAACTCGATGTAAAAAATCGAGGACTGAGCTGGGAGCTTTTAAGCCAAGCACTTGAAGAAGCCAAATCTGGACGGAATCATATTCTGGAGATCATGGATCAAGCTATTCATGCACCGCGTGAAATCCTTTCTCCTTATGCCCCGAAAATCGGTATCATCGAAATTAATCCAGACCGAATCGGTTCGGTTATCGGACCAGGTGGAAAAATTATTAAAAAAATTGTCGACGAAACTGGAGCGATTATAGACATTCAAGATGATGGAAAGATAATCATTTTCTCCCGTAACGAAGAGGGGAAAGTTAAAGCAGTTGAAATGATTAAAAACATTACTCAAGAAGTCGAAATTGGAAAAACCTATTTGGGACGAGTGACCAAAACCACTGATTTTGGAGCTTTCGTTGAAATTTTTCCAGGAAGGGAAGGGCTCGTTCATATTTCTCAATTAGCTCGGGAACGGGTTCGGAAAACAGAAGACGTGGTTAAAACTGGTGATGATATCTTAGTCAAAGTTATCGGTATCGACTCTTTTGGGAAGGTGTCTCTCAGCCATAAGGATACGCTATCTGACTCTCCCGTTCCCTCAAAAGACATCCAGCGCTCCAGAGAAAAACCTCGCTTTCACTCGAAAAGAGATAAAGATTAG
- the rpsO gene encoding 30S ribosomal protein S15 codes for MALTKEKKNELIEQFKNHDGDTGSPEVQIALLTERIRELTEHLKIHTKDFHSRRGLFMMVGQRRRLLNYLKKYHVDRYYSILEKLSLRK; via the coding sequence TTGGCTCTTACTAAAGAAAAGAAAAATGAGCTCATAGAACAATTTAAAAATCACGATGGAGATACTGGTTCTCCAGAAGTTCAGATTGCTTTGCTGACAGAAAGGATTCGTGAACTAACCGAGCACTTAAAAATCCACACCAAAGACTTTCATTCCCGTCGAGGTCTTTTTATGATGGTCGGTCAACGCCGTAGACTATTGAACTATTTAAAAAAGTACCACGTTGACCGTTATTATTCAATTTTAGAAAAGTTATCATTGCGAAAGTAA
- the ribF gene encoding Riboflavin biosynthesis protein RibF, with product MLSKGFPKNYPESVIALGFFDGVHLGHQAVLNQAATIATKKKKPLRIITFYPHPRNSIGHSHTIKYITTYIEKYQRLQSFYPGCEVYFLRFNRQLRHTPPERFLDLINHWFKPIAVITGENFRFGYRTQGDQLFLQNFFKKRGVETAIIPSISLDGAVLSSTMIRQLIEKGDIKKVNMVLGYPFSIRGRVVKGKQIGSQIGFPTANLFPVSSKIMPPHGVYFGYMSWKRVEYPALIYIGTKPTVSQNQRRVVEVHIAHHIRQSLYQERITVQLQQFWRLEKHFPTIEGLREQITVDQAAFNAYLQHTQGMIN from the coding sequence ATGTTATCTAAAGGTTTTCCAAAAAATTATCCCGAATCTGTCATTGCACTTGGCTTTTTTGACGGAGTTCATTTAGGCCATCAAGCCGTTTTAAACCAGGCAGCAACCATTGCCACCAAAAAAAAGAAACCATTACGAATTATTACATTTTATCCCCATCCACGAAATTCTATTGGGCATAGCCATACCATAAAATATATAACCACCTATATCGAGAAATACCAGCGTCTTCAAAGCTTCTACCCGGGATGTGAGGTTTATTTTCTCCGATTTAACCGACAGCTTCGTCATACACCACCTGAACGTTTTCTCGATCTGATCAATCATTGGTTTAAACCAATAGCGGTGATAACTGGTGAAAATTTTCGTTTCGGGTATAGAACCCAAGGAGATCAATTGTTTCTTCAAAATTTTTTTAAAAAAAGAGGGGTTGAAACTGCTATCATTCCATCAATATCTCTTGACGGAGCAGTTCTATCCAGTACCATGATTCGCCAACTTATTGAAAAGGGTGATATAAAAAAAGTAAATATGGTTTTGGGATATCCTTTTTCCATCCGGGGCCGAGTTGTAAAAGGAAAACAAATTGGAAGTCAAATTGGTTTCCCAACGGCAAATCTTTTTCCGGTTTCTTCAAAAATTATGCCTCCTCATGGTGTATACTTCGGTTACATGAGCTGGAAAAGGGTAGAATATCCAGCTTTGATTTATATTGGAACCAAACCAACCGTCAGTCAAAATCAAAGGAGGGTTGTTGAAGTTCACATTGCCCACCATATTCGTCAATCTCTTTATCAAGAAAGAATTACGGTTCAACTTCAGCAATTTTGGCGCTTAGAAAAACATTTTCCTACTATTGAGGGTCTGAGAGAACAAATAACCGTAGATCAAGCCGCTTTTAACGCGTATTTACAGCATACTCAGGGTATGATAAACTAA
- the truB gene encoding tRNA pseudouridine synthase B: MYKPVGIVSHRVVETIRKVLGVKVGHAGTLDPFARGLLLICWGKATRFTSFFQDLPKTYRAWIRFGISTDSFDVFGQINNFSLQTFTTDNIEKAIMPFQGTRHQVIPLFSATKYQGHRLYKYARQGKSVPELKKEITIHQLQIINIQSGSFPQAEILLSCSSGTYIRSIAHEIGEQLGGGGYVYSLRRENIGNFSWIDSMVVSDVSHQPEILIQKSIPIDQALYWIPSVLVSSEEGKKLLQGNPINWPESLPLQMNPWVKIYTQNLFIGLAHINQEKRLLHPKIVVEERSRYVI; encoded by the coding sequence GTGTATAAGCCAGTGGGGATCGTTTCCCACCGGGTGGTAGAAACCATCCGTAAAGTGCTTGGGGTAAAAGTTGGCCATGCCGGAACTTTAGACCCATTTGCTCGAGGTCTCCTTCTCATTTGTTGGGGGAAAGCAACCCGTTTCACTTCTTTTTTTCAAGATCTTCCCAAAACCTATCGGGCTTGGATACGTTTTGGTATCTCTACCGATTCCTTTGATGTCTTCGGACAAATTAATAATTTCTCTCTTCAAACATTTACAACCGACAATATTGAAAAAGCTATTATGCCTTTTCAAGGAACAAGACATCAAGTAATTCCTCTTTTTTCAGCAACTAAATACCAAGGGCATCGGTTATATAAGTATGCTCGCCAAGGCAAATCAGTCCCCGAATTGAAAAAGGAGATTACTATTCACCAACTTCAAATCATCAATATCCAATCTGGTTCATTTCCTCAAGCAGAAATTCTATTATCTTGTTCGTCTGGTACCTATATTCGAAGTATTGCTCATGAAATTGGAGAGCAGTTGGGCGGAGGTGGATATGTATATAGTTTACGTCGAGAAAATATTGGTAATTTCTCCTGGATTGATAGTATGGTAGTCTCTGATGTCTCTCATCAACCGGAAATTCTGATCCAAAAGTCCATTCCTATTGATCAGGCCTTATACTGGATTCCCTCGGTCCTTGTTTCAAGTGAGGAAGGGAAAAAATTACTTCAGGGGAATCCGATCAATTGGCCTGAATCCCTTCCACTGCAAATGAATCCTTGGGTAAAAATTTATACACAAAATCTTTTTATAGGTTTGGCTCATATTAATCAAGAAAAACGACTTCTTCATCCCAAAATCGTCGTCGAAGAGAGGAGTCGATATGTTATCTAA
- the nrnA gene encoding Bifunctional oligoribonuclease and PAP phosphatase NrnA, protein MEIQHLLNSLPQKTPIVIASHLNIDGDGLGSMISLYLLLIQKKFYPIMVYDDTIPYFYHFLPNLKDILPLTHPRLKQISENTVFFAVDCSNTQRLGRLNDIREKCSLVVNIDHHPDNSSYGTINYVDPHCPSTTILIYQLAKKSEVELDSSLSMSILTGLITDTGGFQYVELNQQLLSILEDLINQGASVATIMRYAFKCRRYSALKLLGIALNHFVYDYQYHFGITYLLQSDFELCGASEEDTEGIVDYGLYIPGSLISVFIREVDNHSFKVSLRSQDETNILPIAHAFGGGGHLKAAGFKIQGDFKTVYHNLKEHIQGYLSSQSGTPHSLSV, encoded by the coding sequence GGGATCGATGATATCACTTTATTTGCTTCTTATTCAAAAAAAATTTTATCCAATAATGGTTTATGATGATACAATTCCTTATTTCTATCATTTTTTACCAAATTTAAAGGATATCCTCCCTCTAACTCATCCAAGACTGAAACAAATCTCTGAAAATACAGTTTTTTTCGCTGTTGACTGTTCCAATACTCAGCGACTGGGCCGACTGAACGATATTCGGGAAAAGTGCTCCTTGGTAGTCAATATTGATCATCATCCTGATAACTCCTCTTATGGAACCATTAACTATGTAGACCCTCACTGCCCATCAACAACAATTCTTATCTACCAATTGGCTAAAAAAAGTGAAGTGGAGTTGGATTCATCACTCTCCATGTCAATACTCACTGGACTTATCACCGATACTGGTGGGTTTCAGTATGTGGAATTAAATCAGCAGCTTCTTAGTATTTTAGAAGATCTCATCAATCAAGGAGCATCGGTCGCTACGATTATGCGTTATGCCTTTAAATGTCGACGGTATTCAGCGTTAAAATTATTAGGGATAGCCCTGAATCATTTTGTATACGATTATCAATACCACTTTGGAATAACCTATCTTCTCCAAAGCGATTTTGAACTCTGCGGAGCCTCGGAAGAAGATACTGAAGGAATCGTCGATTACGGACTCTATATTCCTGGATCTCTCATATCGGTGTTTATTAGAGAAGTTGATAATCACAGTTTTAAAGTAAGCCTCCGTTCCCAAGATGAAACCAACATTCTTCCTATTGCCCATGCTTTTGGTGGAGGAGGGCATTTAAAAGCAGCCGGTTTTAAAATCCAAGGAGATTTTAAAACCGTTTACCATAATCTGAAAGAACATATACAGGGGTACCTTTCTTCCCAATCGGGTACACCCCATTCTTTATCTGTATAA